The nucleotide window GGCGCCCCGTCGGGGGCGGGCGGCATCGTGTCGATGGCGTCCAGGCAGGCGTAGATGGCCTCGCCGATGGCCGTGCTCTCGTGGAGCTCGAGGTCGGCGATGGCCGTCTGCACGAGCACGTGCTCGGTGGTCGGCGGCACCTCCACCCTGGCCACCCCGTCGAAGCTGACCAGGCCGAGGTTGATGCTGTCGGGCAGGAGGTCGACGAAGTCGGCGGCCGCCGCCTTGGCCGCCCTGATCCGGTCCGGGGTGATGTCCTCGGCCTGCATCGACAGCGACGTGTCGATGGCCATCATCACCGTCGCCCGCTCGCGCGGCACCCGCTCGTCCCGCGCCGGCCGGGCGAAGGCGGCGACGAGCGCCGTCACCGCCAGCAGGAAGGCGACGGCCGGCAGGTGGCGCCGCCAGCGGGGCCGCTCGGGGGCGACCACGTCGAGCAGGGCCAGGTTGGTGAAGCGGACGGCGTAGCGGTCGCGCCGGGCCTGCACGGCGAGGTACGCCGCGGCCAGGGCGGCCACGCCGACCAGCAGGAGCAGCCGGGACGGGCTGAGGAAGGTCATCGCCGGCCTCAGGTGGTGAGCGGCTCGAGCCGGGCGCGGGCCTGCACCCGGGTGCGCCGGCCGGCGACGAAGCGGACGAGGTCGACCAGCCAGTCCGAGTCCGTGCGGAGGA belongs to Acidimicrobiales bacterium and includes:
- a CDS encoding VWA domain-containing protein; amino-acid sequence: MTFLSPSRLLLLVGVAALAAAYLAVQARRDRYAVRFTNLALLDVVAPERPRWRRHLPAVAFLLAVTALVAAFARPARDERVPRERATVMMAIDTSLSMQAEDITPDRIRAAKAAAADFVDLLPDSINLGLVSFDGVARVEVPPTTEHVLVQTAIADLELHESTAIGEAIYACLDAIDTMPPAPDGAPVPGRIVLMSDGETTVGRPNEEAAQAAADAEVPVSTIAFGTDAGMVTVDGTAITVPVDEDALANIAEVTGGTSFTAASADQLEEVYADIGSSLGYETEQREITGWFLGAGLVLLLLAAAGSLVWSSRLP